A region of Desulfomicrobium escambiense DSM 10707 DNA encodes the following proteins:
- a CDS encoding SurA N-terminal domain-containing protein has translation MIKKTCFRVLLALSLLLAVIGQAQAAQVLDRIVAVVNGEIITYVDLQQQIRLIAGQTPPAEEAAKIAPQVLDGMIDDIIMRQEAARLQVEVSDSEVDNEIRQFKARHRMTEDDFERSLRLQGLTAEQFKERSRQDIVKHKIINYMVRRKVVVTQEEIDAYKERNSAELTTERTVDLQILAVMDSAQAEELWTRIGAGEIGFAEAVDRYSVGPKADDGVMAGVRWRDLAEPWRQALRDLSVGDMSRPELIQERWVILKLLDRKDEARQEQGTVEDEVREAIMRPKLEERFKEYMAGLRAKAVIDKRL, from the coding sequence ATGATCAAAAAAACGTGTTTCCGTGTTCTTCTGGCCCTGTCTCTTCTGCTCGCCGTCATCGGCCAGGCGCAGGCCGCGCAGGTCCTGGACCGCATCGTCGCCGTGGTCAACGGCGAGATCATCACCTACGTCGACCTGCAGCAGCAGATCCGCCTCATCGCGGGTCAGACCCCGCCGGCCGAGGAGGCCGCCAAGATCGCCCCCCAGGTGCTCGACGGGATGATCGACGACATCATCATGCGCCAGGAGGCGGCCAGGCTCCAGGTCGAGGTCTCCGACTCGGAAGTGGACAACGAGATCCGGCAGTTCAAGGCACGGCACCGCATGACCGAGGACGACTTCGAGCGTTCCCTGCGCCTGCAGGGGCTGACGGCGGAGCAATTCAAGGAACGCAGCCGCCAGGACATCGTCAAGCACAAGATCATCAACTACATGGTCCGGCGCAAGGTGGTGGTCACGCAGGAAGAGATCGACGCCTACAAGGAGCGCAACAGTGCCGAACTGACCACGGAGCGCACCGTTGACCTGCAGATCCTGGCCGTGATGGACTCCGCCCAGGCCGAGGAACTCTGGACCAGGATCGGTGCGGGCGAAATCGGTTTCGCCGAGGCTGTGGACCGGTATTCCGTGGGTCCCAAGGCCGACGACGGCGTCATGGCCGGCGTGCGGTGGCGCGACCTGGCCGAGCCCTGGCGTCAGGCCCTGCGGGACCTTTCCGTTGGCGACATGAGCCGTCCCGAGCTGATTCAGGAGCGCTGGGTCATCCTCAAGCTGCTGGACCGCAAGGACGAGGCGCGGCAGGAGCAGGGCACCGTCGAAGATGAGGTGCGCGAGGCCATCATGCGTCCCAAGCTCGAAGAGCGTTTCAAGGAATACATGGCCGGGCTGCGCGCCAAGGCCGTGATCGACAAGCGGCTCTAG
- a CDS encoding helix-turn-helix domain-containing protein: MDLIEIGTLLRETRERKGLSIEAVEEKTKIAPSVISALEEGNRERFPHPVYARGFVRSYALLLGLDAQDLCAHFSREYPVPTEADHPEHHAPKIRVRTHDADHVNTIVRVVAIAGILALGALGWYVFDVYRSRQVTESAPAVQEPAPAPAPQAQTLPPENVPAPLTQMQEVAAEPQLPAGAEAVQNASPADAGNASAAPAAGQVPAPAAAKQPEASVVAPAVTREQAPSAPAATGGERTLRISASSASWLQARPDDKVVDYFLRKGESATITFRDSLSVKFGNAGGVALELDGKPYPFEAKLGEVKTLVVQ; encoded by the coding sequence ATGGATCTGATCGAAATCGGAACGTTGCTGCGCGAAACGCGGGAGCGAAAGGGCCTGAGCATCGAGGCGGTCGAGGAGAAGACCAAGATCGCTCCCTCGGTCATTTCCGCCCTCGAAGAGGGCAACCGTGAAAGATTTCCCCACCCGGTCTACGCCAGGGGCTTCGTGCGGAGCTACGCCCTGCTGCTCGGCCTCGACGCGCAGGACCTGTGCGCGCATTTCAGCCGCGAGTATCCCGTGCCCACTGAGGCAGACCACCCCGAGCACCATGCGCCCAAAATCAGGGTCCGGACCCATGATGCGGACCACGTGAACACCATCGTGCGCGTGGTCGCCATCGCCGGCATCCTGGCCCTGGGGGCGCTTGGCTGGTACGTCTTCGACGTCTACCGTTCGCGCCAGGTCACAGAGTCCGCGCCGGCCGTTCAGGAGCCCGCGCCCGCCCCGGCGCCGCAGGCCCAGACCCTGCCGCCCGAGAATGTGCCCGCCCCCCTGACGCAAATGCAGGAGGTGGCCGCCGAGCCGCAACTCCCGGCAGGAGCCGAGGCCGTGCAGAACGCCTCTCCCGCCGATGCCGGCAATGCCTCCGCCGCCCCCGCCGCCGGGCAGGTTCCGGCGCCTGCGGCCGCGAAACAGCCCGAGGCCTCCGTCGTCGCCCCCGCGGTGACCCGCGAGCAGGCGCCAAGCGCTCCCGCGGCCACCGGCGGCGAGCGGACGCTGCGCATCAGCGCGAGCTCGGCCAGTTGGCTGCAGGCTCGGCCCGACGACAAGGTCGTGGACTATTTCTTGCGCAAGGGGGAGTCGGCGACGATCACCTTCCGCGACTCCCTGAGCGTCAAGTTCGGCAATGCCGGCGGCGTGGCCCTCGAACTCGACGGCAAACCCTACCCCTTCGAGGCCAAGCTCGGGGAGGTCAAGACGCTGGTCGTGCAGTAG